One stretch of Siphonobacter curvatus DNA includes these proteins:
- the mutL gene encoding DNA mismatch repair endonuclease MutL, translating into MQDIIQLLPDSIANQIAAGEVVQRPASVVKELLENSIDAGATQIQLLVKDAGRTLIQVIDNGIGMSETDARMCFERHATSKIRTAEDLFKIRTMGFRGEAMASIAAVSQVELRSRRESDELGTHLKIDASELKTHEPCQTPVGTNICVKNLFFNVPARRNFLKSNPVEMRHVLDEFQRVALSYPEVSFTLHHGETEVYNLPGGKMSRRIVDLFGKNYREQLADTREETPFVKVSGFIGKPEFAKKVRGEQFFFVNQRFIRHPYLHHAVLSGFEGLIPEGNHPFYVLNIEIDPAHIDINVHPTKTEIKFDDERSVYAIVRAAVKRATGVYGLAPAIDFEMDVNLLNPAQSLSFQQKDYASHFDASVRENRKVTDEEQVPSRDSYASQASRPPVPKRNVSSWEKLFEGLEGPIKEERHSIFAIPPDIIPSVKPFTPPAPEAAPEEEAISVGSSITFQSKANRLPMEESPAEPLEETPQESAHEQTFSSKATPRPAAKAPLLDYERMLFQVHNRYVLSQVKSGLMVIDQKAAYERILYDKYRGSLEKRNAASQQLLFPKTVTLNPIDFQLVLEIQQEIRALGFDFAEIGKDAFILYGIPAEVMDENEEDLFEGLLAQFRQHYAELKLDRPEALARSFAKRSAARYLTRLSAEEMSALVDQLFASSNPSYTPGGDPTFTILGLEKLAGLLR; encoded by the coding sequence ATGCAAGATATAATTCAACTCCTGCCCGATTCTATTGCGAACCAGATTGCGGCGGGCGAGGTCGTACAACGACCCGCATCGGTAGTGAAGGAGTTGCTTGAAAATTCCATCGATGCAGGGGCTACGCAAATTCAGTTGCTGGTCAAAGACGCGGGTCGTACGCTGATTCAGGTTATTGACAATGGTATCGGAATGTCTGAAACCGACGCCCGGATGTGTTTTGAACGTCACGCTACCTCTAAAATCCGCACGGCAGAAGATTTGTTTAAAATCCGTACCATGGGTTTCCGGGGTGAAGCGATGGCATCCATCGCGGCGGTATCTCAGGTCGAATTACGCAGCCGCCGGGAATCGGATGAACTGGGTACGCACCTGAAAATTGACGCTTCTGAACTGAAAACGCACGAGCCTTGCCAGACGCCCGTTGGCACGAACATCTGCGTGAAAAATCTGTTTTTTAACGTTCCGGCTCGTCGTAACTTTTTGAAATCCAATCCTGTAGAGATGCGTCACGTACTGGACGAATTTCAGCGGGTTGCTTTGTCGTATCCCGAAGTGAGCTTCACATTACACCACGGCGAAACGGAAGTATACAATTTGCCGGGGGGCAAAATGTCCCGCCGGATTGTTGATTTATTCGGGAAAAACTACCGGGAACAACTGGCAGATACGCGAGAAGAAACCCCATTCGTGAAAGTATCGGGCTTTATTGGGAAACCGGAGTTTGCTAAGAAAGTACGCGGCGAGCAATTCTTTTTCGTCAATCAGCGATTCATTCGCCATCCGTACCTGCACCACGCCGTACTGAGTGGTTTTGAAGGACTCATTCCCGAAGGCAATCATCCCTTTTACGTACTCAATATCGAAATCGACCCGGCTCATATTGACATCAACGTCCATCCGACTAAAACGGAAATTAAGTTTGATGACGAACGCTCCGTATACGCGATTGTGCGGGCGGCGGTGAAACGGGCGACGGGTGTATACGGACTGGCTCCGGCCATCGACTTTGAGATGGACGTCAATCTGCTCAACCCGGCTCAATCGCTTTCGTTTCAGCAGAAAGACTACGCCAGTCACTTCGACGCGTCCGTTCGCGAGAATCGAAAAGTTACCGACGAAGAACAAGTTCCCAGCCGTGACTCGTACGCTTCGCAGGCTTCCCGACCCCCGGTTCCTAAACGGAATGTCAGTAGCTGGGAAAAGTTGTTTGAAGGACTCGAAGGCCCGATTAAGGAAGAGCGTCACAGTATTTTTGCTATTCCCCCCGATATTATTCCCAGTGTAAAACCCTTCACGCCACCCGCTCCCGAAGCTGCTCCGGAAGAAGAAGCGATTTCGGTAGGATCCAGCATTACTTTTCAGAGTAAGGCCAATCGGCTGCCGATGGAAGAGTCGCCTGCCGAACCCCTTGAAGAAACTCCGCAAGAGTCTGCCCACGAGCAAACCTTCAGTTCGAAAGCGACGCCCCGTCCAGCGGCTAAAGCTCCTTTACTGGATTATGAACGGATGCTGTTTCAGGTGCATAATCGCTACGTACTCTCGCAGGTAAAGTCAGGACTCATGGTGATTGATCAAAAGGCGGCTTACGAACGCATTCTGTACGATAAGTACCGGGGTTCCCTGGAAAAGCGTAATGCAGCATCCCAGCAATTGTTGTTTCCGAAAACAGTCACCCTAAATCCGATTGATTTTCAATTGGTACTCGAAATTCAGCAGGAAATCCGGGCTTTAGGCTTTGATTTCGCTGAAATTGGAAAAGATGCGTTCATCCTGTACGGTATACCCGCCGAAGTGATGGATGAAAATGAAGAGGATTTATTCGAAGGCTTATTGGCTCAGTTTCGACAACATTACGCCGAATTGAAACTGGACCGACCCGAAGCCTTGGCCCGTTCATTTGCCAAGCGTTCGGCGGCTCGCTACCTGACCCGTTTATCTGCCGAAGAAATGAGTGCTCTGGTCGATCAGTTGTTCGCTTCGAGCAATCCTTCCTACACGCCCGGAGGCGATCCGACCTTTACTATTCTGGGACTTGAAAAACTCGCGGGTTTATTACGGTAA
- the ftsZ gene encoding cell division protein FtsZ, with the protein MLLDHNYSFSSVKHFRSYIKVFGVGGGGCNAVRHMFNQTIEDVDFIVCNTDRQSLDESPIDYKIQLGNQSVNQKGIGAGMDAAQGRAAAEESEAEIRKVLEDNTEMLFITAGMGGGTGTGAAPVIARIANDLNILTVAIVTAPFDDEGEDKIAQAREGIRELQKYCDTVVVILNEKLLELYPDMTVDEAYAKADDVLANAARCISEIVTKSGKINSDMNDVKTILKGAGQAVIGLYTAEGDDRAVTCVEEALSSPLLDNRDIKGAKRILITISYSKDCPMRMMEQKAITKFIEDRIGGKARLLKISPIPDDSLGKAMRFTIIAAGFDLPGNSVYQRPMDEPVSQAPKLPSYQNQPVSAPVVTPPVPVVEAAPLPVANYGFNEYRRDTPEASASFTPEASFTPEVSSVMPEAVVETPVMASPFTAPSPTLNEEDKVKHIEQEIWREEDLSSSNARMIQEFVHKLNHPDQGWEADLETPAYIRQNIPLADLMVILNGEKVNHYNLND; encoded by the coding sequence ATGCTTCTTGATCATAATTATTCCTTTAGCTCCGTCAAGCATTTTCGCTCGTACATTAAGGTATTTGGTGTAGGCGGTGGAGGTTGCAATGCGGTCCGACACATGTTTAACCAAACGATTGAAGACGTAGACTTCATCGTTTGTAATACGGACCGCCAGTCCCTTGACGAAAGCCCCATTGATTACAAGATTCAGTTAGGGAATCAGAGCGTCAACCAGAAAGGTATTGGAGCGGGAATGGACGCAGCTCAGGGTCGGGCTGCCGCCGAAGAAAGTGAAGCAGAAATCCGAAAAGTCCTTGAGGACAATACGGAAATGCTCTTCATTACGGCTGGTATGGGCGGAGGAACGGGTACGGGTGCGGCTCCAGTCATTGCCCGGATCGCTAATGACCTGAACATTCTAACCGTAGCTATAGTCACTGCTCCCTTCGATGATGAGGGTGAAGATAAAATTGCCCAAGCCCGCGAGGGTATCCGCGAATTACAGAAGTACTGCGATACAGTCGTTGTTATTCTAAACGAAAAACTGCTGGAGCTCTATCCAGACATGACCGTCGATGAGGCTTACGCCAAAGCCGACGATGTCTTAGCTAATGCGGCCCGTTGTATTTCCGAGATCGTTACCAAGTCCGGTAAGATCAACTCCGATATGAATGACGTCAAGACCATCCTGAAAGGTGCTGGACAGGCCGTAATTGGCTTGTACACGGCTGAAGGCGATGATCGTGCCGTCACCTGCGTTGAAGAAGCTTTGAGCTCACCTCTGCTCGATAATCGTGATATCAAAGGTGCCAAGCGTATCTTGATCACGATCTCCTATAGTAAGGATTGCCCAATGCGAATGATGGAACAGAAAGCCATCACCAAGTTCATCGAAGATCGTATTGGCGGCAAAGCTCGCTTACTAAAAATCAGCCCGATACCTGACGATAGCTTGGGTAAAGCCATGCGGTTTACGATCATTGCGGCTGGTTTTGATTTGCCCGGTAACTCAGTCTACCAGCGTCCAATGGATGAGCCAGTGAGTCAAGCTCCGAAGCTGCCATCGTATCAGAACCAGCCGGTTTCCGCTCCCGTAGTGACCCCTCCTGTTCCCGTGGTTGAAGCGGCCCCTTTACCGGTAGCTAATTACGGATTCAACGAGTATCGTCGCGATACCCCAGAGGCTTCGGCTTCGTTTACACCGGAAGCTTCATTTACGCCCGAGGTTTCGTCCGTAATGCCGGAAGCAGTGGTAGAAACACCAGTCATGGCTTCTCCGTTTACAGCTCCTTCTCCTACGCTGAATGAGGAAGATAAGGTTAAACACATTGAGCAGGAAATCTGGCGGGAAGAAGACCTCAGTTCGTCCAATGCCCGAATGATTCAGGAGTTCGTCCATAAGCTCAACCACCCCGATCAGGGTTGGGAAGCGGATCTGGAAACGCCCGCATACATTCGTCAGAATATTCCTTTAGCTGATTTAATGGTCATTCTGAACGGCGAGAAAGTCAATCATTATAATTTGAACGACTAG
- the ubiE gene encoding bifunctional demethylmenaquinone methyltransferase/2-methoxy-6-polyprenyl-1,4-benzoquinol methylase UbiE, which translates to MVVPYKEEQNSSKKEQVAKMFDNISHRYDFLNHFLSLGIDILWRKKAIRLLKPEKPQTILDIATGTGDFALEALSLKPKKIVGVDISAGMLAHGREKIKKLGHDDIIELQLGDSEKLPFPDNSFDAVIVSFGVRNFENLGKGLSDMNRVLKPGGTCVVLEFSKPKGFLFKHLYNFYFKYITPTIGEFFSKDRAAYSYLPESVQAFPDGKDFLAIYEQSGFRQTRAISLTFGISSIYLGKK; encoded by the coding sequence GTGGTCGTACCTTATAAAGAAGAGCAGAATAGCAGCAAAAAGGAACAGGTTGCCAAAATGTTCGATAACATTTCGCACCGATATGATTTCCTGAATCACTTTCTGAGCCTCGGGATTGACATTCTCTGGCGGAAAAAAGCCATTCGTTTACTCAAGCCCGAAAAACCCCAGACGATTCTTGATATTGCTACGGGTACGGGCGATTTTGCCTTGGAGGCTCTTTCGCTAAAGCCGAAGAAAATCGTAGGCGTAGACATTTCAGCGGGTATGCTGGCTCACGGTCGGGAGAAAATCAAAAAGCTGGGTCACGACGACATCATCGAATTACAACTGGGGGATTCAGAAAAGCTGCCCTTCCCGGACAATTCTTTTGATGCTGTGATCGTTTCTTTCGGCGTACGGAATTTCGAGAATCTGGGTAAAGGTCTATCCGACATGAACCGGGTCTTGAAGCCGGGCGGAACCTGTGTTGTACTGGAATTTTCTAAGCCGAAAGGTTTTCTTTTCAAGCACCTGTACAACTTTTATTTTAAGTACATTACGCCAACGATTGGAGAGTTCTTTTCGAAAGATCGAGCGGCATATAGTTATTTGCCCGAATCCGTTCAGGCATTTCCGGATGGTAAGGATTTTCTGGCGATTTACGAACAATCCGGTTTTCGCCAAACCCGAGCTATCTCTTTGACCTTTGGTATCAGTTCTATCTATCTAGGAAAGAAATAA
- the porT gene encoding type IX secretion/gliding motility protein PorT/SprT produces the protein MAIAFRAIKVQTSADHVSGSSSFQRSTLPGLIFIFMVLGMPAVKAQNTIYQRKHLEFYDDKTVHYGFFFGLPNTRFQVKHSDQYNTQDSVRSMHSPNSMGFRMGFLMNVYLSPRLDFRFSPLTLSIYSRPVDLTYTNGTEQRLTRESTWVEFPFMLKYKSERRGNTRMYAVAGFRAGLEANVRRKQNINRGVGQLATRSADFSVEYGVGLERFFEYFKFTPELHFSHGIANLIQPTNSVANRGISRLTSHTVTIYLMFE, from the coding sequence ATGGCGATTGCGTTTCGAGCTATTAAAGTACAGACTTCCGCGGATCATGTTTCCGGCTCTTCTTCTTTTCAACGCTCAACGCTCCCGGGCCTGATTTTTATTTTTATGGTGTTGGGTATGCCCGCCGTAAAAGCTCAGAATACGATTTATCAGCGAAAACACCTGGAGTTTTACGATGATAAAACGGTTCACTACGGGTTTTTCTTTGGTCTACCCAATACGCGTTTTCAGGTCAAACACTCTGACCAATACAATACGCAGGATTCGGTCCGTTCGATGCATTCACCGAATTCCATGGGTTTCCGGATGGGTTTTTTGATGAACGTGTACCTGAGCCCACGGCTGGATTTCCGATTTTCGCCGCTAACGCTTTCGATTTACAGTCGTCCTGTAGATTTGACGTACACGAACGGTACTGAACAGCGGTTAACTCGCGAATCGACTTGGGTAGAATTTCCTTTCATGCTGAAGTACAAATCCGAGCGGCGAGGGAATACGCGGATGTACGCCGTGGCTGGCTTCCGGGCCGGACTAGAAGCGAACGTACGGAGAAAACAGAATATCAACCGGGGCGTAGGACAGCTAGCTACCCGCTCGGCCGATTTTAGTGTGGAATACGGGGTTGGTCTCGAACGCTTCTTCGAATATTTCAAGTTTACACCGGAGTTACACTTTTCGCACGGTATTGCAAACTTAATTCAGCCAACGAATTCCGTAGCAAACCGGGGCATCAGTCGACTGACTTCGCATACGGTAACGATTTATCTGATGTTTGAATAA
- a CDS encoding glycoside hydrolase family 3 N-terminal domain-containing protein, with translation MLDSTRVSAAQLWVDSTLSSMTLDEKIGQFFVIGTYSNRYESYYATIDRLIKAYHVGGVIFFQGDPYSQAELSNRYQRQSRIPLIVSLDAENGLGMRLALGTSFPHQMTLGAIQNNQLIYEMGREIGRQCKRIGVQMNFAPVVDVNSNPLNPIIGYRSFGEDPVNVAEKGKAYARGLQEAGVLACAKHFPGHGDTHTDSHRTLPKITHDLARLNQFELPPFRALIEDSVASILVAHLEVPAYESRPIASTLSAPIVTDLLKNQLKFNGLVVTDAMNMRGVTKGKLAPEANLQALLAGNDLLLQPESVGASVQKIKQAIESGQISEEEINRRVQKILYAKHRVGLVPYQAVPVSKTLVKELKTPQSEALRQQLYENAVTVVKNDQSLIPFVQLDTLKLSAIAIGESDGNVFQNTLRKYANVTCYANGTKTDERFFAEMLAKVDSSQVVIVSLHEMRQKVAQNYGVSWASVEFIKQLVKRGNRVVVCAFGNPYSLKYFPTVPTLVCGYEGDPYAQMAVAEVLFGAIPALGKLPVSVEGLFPVGHGLPTQAIGRLSYGQPETVGMNSGKLQRIDAIMDESIRKGAFPGGQVLVAHKGRVVWQKNYGKLTYNLTPFEPVRDTTLYDLASVTKVAATLQAVMLLNENGLLDLNQQVSYYLPELIGTSKEHLVIRDVLMHQSGLLAYQPFWERTKPQGIFSPDFDVRVDTLNYTLLVARDLWTKPATIDSVWKWVVNSPMTGQRDRRGQYKFIYSDLGLIMLRRLVEQVSNQPLEELVQDAFYEPLGMYNTLFSPLWNGVSDWKIAPTEDDRVFREVLLRGTVHDQNAAIQGGVSGHAGLFSTANDLAILMQMNLQNGYYGGRRYFLPSTVPMFSHNYTLRSHRGLGWDRQPDANGNAYISSFASPRAFGHSGFTGTLVWADPATDLVLIFLSNRVHPNANNNLITSLRIRRRVMDAAYEAIETSIISQK, from the coding sequence ATGCTGGATTCTACCAGAGTTTCGGCCGCTCAGCTATGGGTGGACAGTACCCTTTCGAGCATGACACTGGACGAGAAGATCGGCCAGTTTTTTGTCATTGGTACGTACTCCAATCGGTATGAATCATACTACGCGACCATTGATCGACTCATCAAAGCGTATCATGTTGGAGGGGTAATCTTTTTTCAGGGAGACCCGTATTCACAGGCTGAACTGAGCAATCGGTATCAGCGGCAGTCGCGGATTCCCCTCATCGTTTCATTGGATGCTGAAAACGGTTTAGGGATGCGGCTGGCGTTGGGTACGTCCTTTCCGCATCAGATGACCCTGGGAGCCATTCAAAACAATCAGTTGATTTACGAAATGGGGCGGGAAATTGGTCGTCAGTGTAAACGCATTGGTGTACAGATGAATTTTGCCCCGGTCGTAGATGTTAACTCCAATCCGCTCAATCCGATTATTGGGTACCGTTCGTTCGGCGAAGATCCCGTAAACGTAGCCGAAAAAGGAAAGGCCTACGCCCGAGGCTTACAGGAAGCGGGCGTACTAGCCTGTGCCAAGCATTTTCCCGGCCACGGCGATACCCATACCGATTCACACCGTACCTTACCCAAAATCACGCACGATCTGGCCCGTCTCAATCAGTTTGAGCTGCCGCCCTTTCGGGCTTTAATCGAAGACAGTGTGGCGAGTATTCTGGTCGCTCACCTGGAAGTACCGGCCTACGAATCCCGACCCATTGCGTCTACCCTTTCGGCCCCCATCGTTACGGATTTGCTAAAGAATCAGCTCAAGTTCAATGGACTGGTGGTGACGGATGCCATGAATATGCGGGGCGTGACGAAGGGAAAACTCGCTCCGGAAGCCAACTTACAGGCCTTACTGGCGGGTAATGATCTATTACTGCAACCCGAAAGCGTGGGAGCTTCCGTACAAAAAATCAAGCAGGCCATCGAAAGCGGCCAGATTAGCGAAGAGGAAATTAACCGCCGCGTCCAGAAAATTCTGTATGCGAAACATCGGGTCGGACTGGTGCCGTATCAGGCGGTTCCGGTGAGTAAGACGCTGGTTAAAGAATTGAAAACGCCGCAGTCGGAAGCCTTGCGGCAGCAACTGTACGAAAATGCGGTAACGGTCGTCAAGAATGACCAGTCACTAATTCCATTCGTCCAACTAGATACCCTGAAACTGAGTGCCATTGCCATTGGCGAAAGCGATGGTAACGTTTTCCAGAACACCTTACGCAAATACGCCAACGTAACGTGTTACGCCAACGGTACCAAAACCGACGAGCGTTTTTTTGCGGAAATGCTGGCCAAAGTCGATTCCAGTCAGGTGGTCATTGTCAGTCTGCACGAAATGCGGCAGAAGGTGGCTCAGAACTACGGGGTTTCCTGGGCGTCGGTAGAATTTATCAAGCAACTGGTGAAGCGGGGTAACCGCGTAGTCGTTTGTGCCTTTGGCAACCCCTATAGCCTGAAATATTTCCCGACGGTACCGACGCTGGTATGCGGTTACGAAGGCGATCCCTACGCTCAAATGGCAGTAGCGGAGGTACTCTTCGGAGCCATTCCGGCTCTGGGTAAATTGCCGGTATCGGTTGAAGGTTTGTTTCCAGTAGGACACGGCTTGCCTACCCAGGCCATTGGCCGACTGAGTTACGGTCAGCCCGAAACAGTGGGAATGAATTCAGGCAAACTGCAACGCATTGATGCCATTATGGATGAGTCGATCCGGAAGGGAGCTTTCCCCGGTGGACAGGTACTCGTCGCTCACAAAGGCCGCGTAGTCTGGCAGAAAAACTACGGAAAACTTACCTACAACCTCACTCCGTTCGAGCCCGTTCGGGATACCACTCTGTACGACCTAGCCTCGGTAACGAAAGTAGCCGCTACGCTACAGGCCGTAATGTTACTCAACGAAAACGGGCTTCTGGATCTCAATCAGCAAGTATCGTATTACCTGCCTGAACTGATAGGAACGTCGAAAGAACACCTGGTCATTCGCGACGTATTGATGCACCAGTCGGGTCTGCTGGCGTATCAGCCCTTCTGGGAACGTACCAAACCCCAAGGCATTTTCAGTCCCGATTTCGATGTACGGGTAGATACCCTGAACTATACGTTGCTGGTGGCCCGCGACCTGTGGACCAAACCTGCTACCATTGATTCCGTTTGGAAATGGGTAGTAAATAGCCCGATGACCGGGCAACGTGATCGTCGGGGTCAGTACAAGTTTATCTATTCCGATCTGGGCCTGATTATGTTGCGTCGCCTCGTCGAGCAGGTTTCCAATCAGCCGCTGGAAGAGTTGGTACAGGATGCCTTTTACGAACCACTGGGCATGTACAATACCCTTTTCAGTCCGCTCTGGAATGGGGTAAGCGACTGGAAAATTGCTCCAACGGAAGACGACCGGGTCTTTCGAGAAGTCCTGCTTCGCGGCACCGTTCACGACCAGAATGCGGCTATTCAGGGCGGTGTATCGGGTCACGCGGGTTTGTTCAGTACGGCCAACGATCTGGCGATTCTAATGCAGATGAATTTACAGAACGGGTATTACGGTGGGCGACGGTACTTTTTGCCCTCCACAGTGCCCATGTTTTCGCATAACTATACGCTTCGTAGCCATCGGGGACTGGGTTGGGATCGGCAACCCGACGCCAATGGCAATGCGTACATCTCTTCTTTTGCTTCACCCCGGGCTTTTGGCCATTCGGGTTTCACGGGAACGCTAGTCTGGGCTGATCCGGCGACCGATCTGGTGCTGATTTTTCTTTCCAATCGCGTCCATCCGAACGCCAACAATAATCTGATTACCAGCCTGCGAATCCGGCGTCGAGTGATGGATGCGGCGTATGAGGCGATTGAAACGTCTATTATTTCGCAGAAGTAA
- the ftsA gene encoding cell division protein FtsA: MEKKIVCGIDVGTTKVCVVIGQQDHDEKLDVRGVSRVEFKDKKFKNLVTKGAILNPDFVSKFIKKALAEAIEQAGVTPNQYFISVASHQVACIPKISDISRDYVSEGDEVRHDDLQRLLGSVGRTKIDGSAILHVLPQEYSVDGDSEEHYHIVGVTGTHLRGKFQVITMPLKPLSTLLKSLDWAGLSNIPPKHVYLASLASTMAVLSDEEKEHGAILVDIGAGKTDVVIVQGELVRYVASFPVGGKAITKDIEIGCDVSENVAEDLKLRFGTATHKEVRLNEVVAVPNVLESLPPKNVSLKNVAVIIEARVKDIATFVAAVVRHAGFERKIKTGIVLTGGGARLDSIQEVFRSVTGMHVQVGRPNQGFNKQKPETTNNLSYATALGLVRLGFRSLDPRDELYESLVSVPSPIQAPVPTRPHTYTTSQHHSPVPSNGSNGSNGSYTNGNNGHTPRPPEPPRNPETKEPTKEPEPQTEPEQEWKWWRLRMDLNSWYKAIFRDEFESRNGQRPDGWEPKTV; this comes from the coding sequence ATGGAGAAAAAGATTGTTTGCGGGATTGATGTAGGAACGACCAAAGTCTGCGTCGTGATCGGTCAACAAGATCACGACGAAAAACTGGACGTGCGTGGCGTTAGTCGGGTTGAATTCAAGGATAAGAAATTTAAGAATCTTGTCACCAAAGGAGCTATTCTCAACCCTGACTTTGTCAGCAAATTCATTAAAAAAGCACTGGCAGAAGCCATTGAACAGGCAGGCGTTACCCCGAACCAGTATTTTATCAGTGTAGCTAGTCACCAGGTTGCCTGTATACCAAAGATTAGTGATATCTCACGGGATTACGTATCTGAGGGTGATGAAGTACGTCATGATGATTTGCAACGCTTACTGGGGAGTGTAGGCCGTACAAAAATTGACGGTTCTGCCATTTTGCACGTATTACCACAAGAGTATAGCGTCGACGGAGATTCTGAAGAGCATTACCATATTGTAGGCGTTACCGGAACTCACCTACGAGGTAAGTTTCAGGTAATTACCATGCCTTTGAAGCCTTTAAGTACGCTATTGAAAAGCTTGGATTGGGCTGGTTTGAGCAACATTCCGCCCAAACATGTGTATTTGGCTTCCTTGGCTTCAACGATGGCTGTGCTGAGTGATGAAGAAAAAGAACACGGAGCTATACTGGTCGATATTGGAGCTGGGAAGACGGACGTAGTAATCGTACAGGGTGAACTAGTACGCTATGTTGCTTCATTCCCAGTAGGTGGAAAAGCCATTACCAAAGACATCGAAATTGGTTGTGACGTATCAGAAAACGTAGCGGAAGATTTAAAACTCCGCTTTGGTACGGCCACGCACAAGGAAGTTCGCCTAAATGAGGTAGTAGCCGTTCCGAACGTACTGGAAAGTCTACCTCCGAAAAATGTTTCGCTGAAAAACGTAGCCGTCATCATTGAGGCTCGCGTGAAGGATATTGCTACGTTTGTAGCAGCCGTGGTACGCCACGCCGGTTTCGAGCGTAAAATCAAAACGGGTATTGTGTTGACGGGTGGTGGTGCTCGCCTGGATAGCATTCAGGAGGTATTCCGCTCCGTAACGGGCATGCACGTACAGGTAGGTCGTCCAAATCAGGGTTTCAACAAACAGAAACCTGAAACGACGAATAACCTTTCGTACGCAACGGCGTTGGGCCTCGTTCGTTTGGGCTTCCGTTCACTCGATCCCCGCGATGAGCTATACGAATCGCTCGTATCGGTACCCTCGCCTATTCAGGCACCCGTACCTACACGTCCGCATACGTATACGACCAGTCAACATCACAGTCCGGTGCCTAGTAATGGATCGAATGGCAGTAACGGTAGCTATACCAATGGTAATAATGGCCATACGCCACGACCTCCCGAACCTCCCCGGAATCCAGAAACAAAAGAACCGACCAAAGAGCCTGAACCACAAACCGAACCTGAACAGGAATGGAAATGGTGGCGATTACGCATGGATTTAAACTCCTGGTACAAAGCCATCTTCCGAGATGAATTTGAATCACGGAATGGTCAACGTCCCGACGGTTGGGAACCCAAAACTGTATAG